One stretch of Janibacter limosus DNA includes these proteins:
- a CDS encoding FAD-dependent monooxygenase yields MDQQTPHDDVVIIGAGIGGLTLALALRERGIAATILERTAELREVGAAVALSANANNLFARLGVLDALEEVSWAQTDLVFRDGRSGATLGRTPVGRGYRERFGSDYLGVHRADLQRILSEAVGPDRILLSHHVTGLHEDGDRVLLDLADGTQRSAGIVVGADGARSMVRQWVVGHDDAIYSGHSGFRGIIPTEQLTELPDPHAIQFWIGPTGHLLHYAMGGDGQDVNFLAVSRDPQEWTADQWVVPARDEDKFAPFAGWHPAVTQMLGAVEVTQRWALMRRPPLASWHRGRVVLLGDAAHALVPHHGQGANQAIEDTWALAEELATVGSGDPTAAFEAFEGRRRMRTRAVQFASAQVAEVLHLPDGPQADARNAAMAGADWFEDRLAWIHGYDPTVDRGIRPGSLSR; encoded by the coding sequence ATGGACCAGCAGACTCCCCACGACGACGTGGTGATCATCGGCGCCGGCATCGGCGGCCTCACCCTTGCCCTCGCCCTGCGCGAGCGCGGCATCGCCGCGACGATCCTCGAGCGCACCGCGGAGCTGCGCGAGGTCGGCGCGGCGGTCGCGCTGTCGGCCAATGCCAACAACCTCTTCGCCCGCCTCGGTGTCCTCGACGCCCTCGAGGAGGTGTCCTGGGCGCAGACCGACCTGGTCTTCCGCGACGGGCGCTCCGGCGCGACGCTCGGCCGCACCCCGGTCGGCCGGGGCTACCGCGAGCGCTTCGGCTCCGACTACCTGGGCGTGCACCGCGCCGACCTGCAGCGGATCCTCTCCGAGGCCGTCGGCCCGGACCGGATCCTGCTCTCCCACCACGTCACCGGTCTGCACGAGGACGGCGACCGGGTCCTGCTGGACCTGGCCGACGGCACGCAGCGCAGCGCCGGCATCGTCGTCGGAGCGGACGGGGCCCGCTCCATGGTCCGTCAGTGGGTCGTCGGGCACGACGACGCGATCTACTCCGGGCACTCCGGCTTCCGCGGGATCATCCCCACCGAGCAGCTGACCGAGCTGCCCGACCCGCACGCCATCCAGTTCTGGATCGGTCCGACCGGCCACCTCCTGCACTACGCGATGGGCGGCGACGGTCAGGACGTCAACTTCCTCGCGGTGAGCCGCGACCCGCAGGAGTGGACCGCCGACCAGTGGGTCGTGCCGGCGCGCGACGAGGACAAGTTCGCCCCCTTCGCCGGGTGGCACCCCGCGGTGACGCAGATGCTCGGGGCGGTCGAGGTCACTCAGCGCTGGGCACTCATGCGTCGCCCCCCGCTGGCCAGCTGGCACAGGGGGAGGGTCGTGCTCCTCGGCGACGCGGCGCACGCGCTCGTCCCGCACCACGGGCAGGGCGCCAACCAGGCCATCGAGGACACCTGGGCGCTCGCGGAAGAGCTGGCGACGGTCGGCTCGGGTGACCCGACGGCGGCCTTCGAGGCATTCGAGGGCAGACGCCGGATGCGCACTCGCGCAGTGCAGTTCGCGTCCGCCCAGGTCGCGGAGGTGCTCCACCTGCCCGACGGGCCGCAGGCTGACGCGCGCAATGCCGCGATGGCGGGCGCCGACTGGTTCGAGGACAGGCTGGCGTGGATCCACGGCTACGACCCGACGGTCGACCGCGGGATCCGGCCGGGGTCGCTCAGCCGCTGA
- a CDS encoding MFS transporter, with protein MTSADALFSRLVRRDPDAEAELPTAVREDLPGNSLRLIGANALQSSGDQAVNASTVLPWLFHALGVPAVLTGLLVPIRESGSMLPQAFLTPLVVRVRRRTNVFVAGAVVQAVCVAVMAATAALASGLVAGIIIVAALAVFSLGRCLCSISSKDVQGRTMPKGERGQVNGLATTASGLVAITLGLAVRALGDRLDVAVLAAILGLGAVLWVLVALVYSGIREPVEESGQEHPSRRSRGELLREREEGPGWFAQTVTLLREDRAFRSFVTVRGFLLVSSLSPPFIVTLAVQSGAPALTGLGGFIIASGLAALLGGRVFGRLADRSSKWLMTIGAGLASIVLVALVLLVTLLDLDGGSLLTYVVFVSGYFLVTMLHTGVRVGRKTYVIDMAEGDQRTTYVAVSNSAMGVILLVVGAISSAIAGFGIVWALLFLAALGVLGVVSSTRLAEVSRGA; from the coding sequence GTGACCTCCGCAGACGCGCTCTTCTCCCGGTTGGTGCGACGCGACCCCGACGCGGAGGCCGAGCTGCCCACGGCTGTGCGCGAGGACCTGCCGGGCAACTCCCTTCGCCTCATCGGGGCCAACGCGCTGCAGTCCTCGGGGGACCAGGCGGTCAACGCCTCGACCGTCCTGCCGTGGCTCTTCCACGCGCTCGGGGTGCCGGCCGTGCTCACCGGTCTGCTGGTCCCGATCCGCGAGTCCGGCTCGATGCTCCCCCAGGCATTCCTCACTCCCCTCGTCGTCCGGGTCCGGCGGCGCACCAACGTCTTCGTCGCCGGCGCGGTCGTCCAGGCGGTCTGCGTGGCGGTCATGGCCGCCACGGCCGCGCTCGCCAGCGGGCTGGTGGCCGGCATCATCATCGTCGCGGCGCTCGCCGTGTTTTCCCTCGGCCGGTGCCTGTGCTCGATCTCGTCCAAGGACGTGCAGGGCCGCACCATGCCGAAGGGAGAGCGCGGCCAGGTCAACGGCCTCGCCACGACGGCTTCCGGGCTGGTCGCGATCACCCTCGGCCTCGCGGTGCGGGCACTCGGCGACCGGCTCGACGTCGCCGTCCTCGCCGCGATCCTCGGCCTCGGTGCCGTGCTGTGGGTGCTCGTCGCGCTGGTCTACTCCGGGATCCGGGAGCCGGTCGAGGAGAGTGGGCAGGAGCACCCTTCGAGACGGTCGCGGGGCGAACTCCTCAGGGAGCGGGAGGAGGGGCCGGGGTGGTTCGCGCAGACCGTGACGCTGCTGCGTGAGGACCGGGCCTTCCGCTCCTTCGTCACAGTCCGCGGGTTCCTGCTCGTCTCCTCGCTCAGCCCGCCCTTCATCGTCACGCTCGCGGTGCAGTCGGGCGCGCCGGCGCTCACCGGGCTCGGGGGCTTCATCATCGCCTCGGGCCTGGCCGCGCTCCTCGGCGGACGGGTCTTCGGGCGGCTGGCCGACCGGTCCAGCAAGTGGCTGATGACGATCGGGGCCGGCCTCGCGTCGATCGTCCTCGTGGCCCTCGTCCTGCTCGTCACGCTGCTCGACCTCGACGGCGGCAGCCTGCTCACCTACGTGGTCTTCGTCAGCGGCTACTTCCTCGTGACGATGCTGCACACCGGGGTGCGGGTCGGGCGCAAGACCTATGTCATCGACATGGCCGAGGGCGACCAGCGCACCACCTATGTCGCCGTCTCCAACTCGGCGATGGGCGTGATCCTGCTGGTCGTCGGAGCCATCAGCTCGGCGATCGCTGGCTTCGGCATCGTGTGGGCCCTGCTCTTCCTCGCGGCGCTCGGCGTGCTGGGGGTCGTCTCGTCGACCCGGCTGGCGGAGGTCTCGCGCGGCGCCTGA
- a CDS encoding DapH/DapD/GlmU-related protein produces the protein MDIDVLIAELDAGRTIPGGSPLHAVMHEASQAAMRVTGELNGGYHEPGRVRELLAQLTGRPVHESVTLFPPFTADFGRNIHLGERVFINSGCRFQDQGGVTIGDDSLIGHNAVLATLDHDVHPDRRADMHPAPIVIGRKVWIGANATILKGVTIGDGAIVAAGAVVTKDVPADSIVVGAPARVVRSVHD, from the coding sequence ATGGACATCGACGTACTCATCGCCGAGCTCGACGCCGGCCGGACGATCCCGGGAGGATCCCCCCTTCACGCCGTCATGCACGAGGCGAGCCAGGCAGCGATGCGGGTCACCGGCGAGCTCAACGGTGGCTACCACGAGCCGGGGCGCGTCCGTGAGCTCCTCGCGCAGCTCACCGGCCGTCCGGTGCACGAGAGCGTGACGCTCTTCCCGCCCTTCACCGCGGACTTCGGCCGCAACATCCACCTCGGCGAGCGGGTCTTCATCAACTCCGGCTGCCGGTTCCAGGACCAGGGCGGTGTCACCATCGGCGACGACAGCCTCATCGGCCACAACGCGGTGCTCGCGACCCTCGACCACGACGTCCACCCGGACCGTCGGGCCGACATGCACCCGGCTCCGATCGTCATCGGCCGCAAGGTCTGGATCGGCGCCAATGCGACGATCCTCAAGGGCGTGACCATCGGCGACGGCGCCATCGTGGCGGCCGGGGCGGTCGTCACCAAGGACGTGCCTGCGGACTCGATCGTCGTGGGCGCGCCTGCGCGCGTGGTGCGCTCGGTCCACGACTGA
- a CDS encoding MFS transporter, translated as MTSGDRSGLGDGSDLGGGTGLRLDSARGRWLLVMTILGSGMAGIDATIVNVALPQIGRSFETSFTTLQWVVTGYALTLAAFILLGGVLGDRLGRLRVFVIGVVWFTLASLACGLAPTAGTLVAARALQGIGGALLTPGSLALLQSAFVREDRSRAIGTWAGLGGVAMAVGPFVGGWLVEVASWRWVFLINLPVAAVVLLIARGLPPFARPVGRPPRLDVLGAGLGVLALAGATYALTEIGGGKLSPFAIGAAVVGVIGTAAFIRHEHRTAHPMLPLTIFASRTFATVNAVTFLVYGGMGVVFLLLVLQLQVVAGWSPLASGIASLPTTALMMLGSSRSGVLADRIGPRLQMGVGPLVMAAGILLLLRVGSDTDYVLDVLPGILVFGIGLTAMVAPLTSTALASAPDEHAGLASGVNNAVARTGGLIGIAAVPALAGLTGQVVEDPAAFDAGFRAAMIACALVIAAGGALAAIALRSRTVDG; from the coding sequence ATGACGAGTGGGGACAGGTCCGGGCTGGGTGACGGGAGCGACCTCGGTGGCGGCACCGGGCTGCGTCTGGACTCGGCTCGCGGCCGCTGGCTGCTCGTCATGACGATCCTCGGCTCGGGCATGGCCGGGATCGACGCGACGATCGTCAATGTCGCACTCCCCCAGATCGGGCGCTCCTTCGAGACCTCCTTCACCACCCTGCAGTGGGTCGTCACCGGCTACGCGCTCACCCTGGCCGCCTTCATCCTCCTCGGCGGGGTGCTCGGCGACCGCCTGGGTCGGCTGCGCGTCTTCGTCATCGGGGTCGTGTGGTTCACCCTCGCGTCGCTGGCCTGCGGACTCGCCCCGACCGCCGGCACGCTCGTCGCGGCCCGCGCCCTGCAGGGCATCGGCGGCGCGCTGCTCACCCCCGGCAGCCTCGCGCTGCTGCAGTCGGCCTTCGTCCGCGAGGACCGCTCACGCGCGATCGGCACCTGGGCCGGCCTGGGCGGCGTCGCCATGGCGGTCGGGCCCTTCGTCGGCGGCTGGCTCGTCGAGGTCGCCTCGTGGCGCTGGGTCTTCCTCATCAACCTGCCCGTCGCGGCCGTGGTGCTGCTCATCGCGCGGGGACTTCCCCCCTTCGCCCGGCCGGTGGGCAGGCCACCTCGCCTGGACGTCCTCGGCGCCGGCCTCGGGGTGCTCGCCCTGGCCGGTGCCACCTACGCCCTCACCGAGATCGGCGGAGGCAAGCTCTCCCCCTTCGCCATCGGGGCGGCGGTGGTGGGCGTGATCGGGACAGCGGCCTTCATCCGGCACGAGCACCGCACCGCCCACCCGATGCTGCCACTGACGATCTTCGCCTCACGGACCTTCGCGACGGTCAACGCGGTGACCTTCCTCGTCTACGGCGGGATGGGCGTGGTCTTCCTCCTCCTCGTCCTCCAGCTGCAGGTCGTCGCCGGCTGGTCCCCGCTGGCCTCCGGCATCGCGAGCCTGCCCACGACGGCGCTGATGATGCTCGGGTCGAGCCGCTCGGGCGTGCTGGCCGACCGCATCGGACCACGCCTGCAGATGGGGGTCGGGCCGCTGGTCATGGCCGCGGGCATCCTGCTCCTGCTGCGCGTCGGCAGCGACACCGACTACGTGCTCGACGTGCTGCCGGGGATCCTCGTCTTCGGCATCGGGCTCACCGCCATGGTCGCCCCGCTCACCTCCACCGCGCTGGCCTCGGCACCCGACGAGCACGCCGGGCTCGCGTCCGGGGTCAACAACGCGGTGGCTCGCACCGGAGGCCTCATCGGGATCGCTGCCGTGCCGGCACTGGCCGGGCTGACCGGGCAGGTCGTCGAGGACCCCGCGGCCTTCGACGCCGGCTTCCGGGCGGCGATGATCGCCTGCGCGCTCGTCATCGCCGCGGGCGGAGCGCTCGCGGCGATCGCGCTGCGAAGCCGTACCGTGGACGGGTGA
- the kynA gene encoding tryptophan 2,3-dioxygenase codes for MSYGSYLALETLLDAQRPVSEHHDEMLFIIQHQTSELWLKLVLHETRSAMALLAADEMRMALKRIARVKHIQRTLTDQWSVLATLTPTEYQEFRPYLGHASGFQSWQYRAVEFALGNKHAGMLRVHEADPEAHAVLTELLEAPSLYDEFLRYLSRRGYAIPEHVLTRDVTRAHELDPQLTRVLTRIYAEAEDNWDVYEACEELVDLEDNFQLWRFRHLKTVQRVIGMKTGTGGSSGVGFLQKALELTFFPELFAVRTEIGS; via the coding sequence ATGTCCTACGGGTCCTACCTGGCGCTCGAGACGCTGCTCGACGCGCAGCGCCCGGTGAGCGAGCACCACGACGAGATGCTCTTCATCATCCAGCACCAGACCTCGGAGCTGTGGCTCAAGCTCGTGCTGCACGAGACCCGCTCGGCGATGGCGCTGCTCGCCGCCGACGAGATGCGGATGGCGCTCAAGCGGATCGCGCGGGTCAAGCACATCCAGCGCACCCTCACCGACCAGTGGTCCGTGCTCGCGACGCTCACCCCGACCGAGTACCAGGAGTTCCGCCCCTATCTCGGGCACGCGTCGGGCTTTCAGTCCTGGCAGTACCGCGCGGTGGAGTTCGCCCTGGGCAACAAGCACGCCGGCATGCTGCGGGTGCACGAGGCCGACCCCGAGGCGCACGCGGTGCTCACCGAGCTGCTCGAGGCGCCGAGTCTCTACGACGAGTTCCTCCGCTATCTGTCCCGGCGCGGCTACGCGATCCCCGAGCACGTGCTCACCCGGGACGTCACGCGCGCCCACGAGCTCGACCCACAGCTGACCCGCGTCCTCACGCGGATCTACGCCGAGGCCGAGGACAACTGGGACGTCTACGAGGCCTGCGAGGAGCTCGTCGACCTCGAGGACAACTTCCAGCTGTGGCGCTTCCGCCACCTCAAGACCGTGCAGCGGGTCATCGGGATGAAGACGGGCACCGGCGGCAGCTCCGGCGTCGGGTTCCTGCAGAAGGCACTCGAGCTGACCTTCTTCCCCGAGCTCTTCGCCGTGCGGACGGAGATCGGGTCGTGA
- a CDS encoding kynureninase: MSGDQVVSGGRGTGPAALRDKAAALDATDPLRHCRDLYVPADGLVAYLDGNSLGRPLRATAQRITNLVAHDWGTRLIRSWDEQWMDLPLRLGDRIGEVCLGAAAGQTVVGDSTTVMLYKLLRAAVAAAGPERPEIVVDTENFPTDRYVAQGIADETGARLVWVEPDPAKGVTPDLVEAALTERTGVVLLSHVAYKSAWIADLPEITRRLHDAGALVLWDLCHSVGVVPSDLDEHDVDLAVGCTYKFLGGGPGAPAFGYVAARHHERLRQPIQGWMGHAEPFVMGPDYRPGAGMRGFISGTPPVLGMVGIEDTVDLIESVGLDAVRDKAARLGRFVIESVDELLAGHGVRVTSPLVDEQRGGHVTLAHPRFREVYRELWAQDVVPDFREPDGIRLGLSPLSTSYAEVAEALVRIEALLSAG, encoded by the coding sequence GTGAGCGGAGATCAGGTCGTGAGCGGGGGTCGCGGTACGGGACCGGCGGCGTTGCGGGACAAGGCGGCTGCGCTCGACGCGACTGACCCCCTTCGTCACTGCCGGGATCTGTACGTCCCCGCAGACGGGCTCGTCGCCTACCTCGACGGCAACTCGCTGGGTCGCCCCCTCCGCGCCACCGCGCAGCGGATCACCAACCTCGTCGCGCACGACTGGGGCACCCGGCTGATCAGGTCGTGGGACGAGCAGTGGATGGACCTGCCGCTGCGCCTCGGCGACCGGATCGGCGAGGTCTGCCTGGGTGCGGCCGCCGGCCAGACCGTCGTCGGCGACTCGACGACCGTCATGCTCTACAAGCTGCTCCGGGCAGCCGTCGCCGCGGCCGGTCCCGAGCGGCCCGAGATCGTGGTCGACACGGAGAACTTCCCGACCGATCGCTATGTCGCACAAGGCATTGCGGACGAGACCGGAGCGCGGCTGGTCTGGGTCGAGCCGGACCCGGCGAAGGGGGTCACCCCCGACCTCGTCGAGGCCGCACTCACCGAGCGCACCGGTGTCGTCCTGCTGTCCCACGTCGCCTACAAGTCCGCGTGGATCGCGGACCTGCCGGAGATCACCCGACGGCTGCACGACGCCGGCGCGCTCGTCCTGTGGGACCTGTGCCACTCGGTCGGTGTGGTGCCCAGCGATCTCGACGAGCACGACGTCGACCTCGCGGTGGGGTGCACCTACAAGTTCCTCGGCGGCGGACCCGGCGCACCGGCCTTCGGCTATGTCGCGGCGCGTCACCACGAGCGGCTGCGCCAGCCGATCCAGGGCTGGATGGGCCACGCCGAACCCTTCGTCATGGGACCCGACTACCGACCGGGCGCGGGGATGCGCGGGTTCATCTCGGGCACTCCCCCGGTGCTCGGGATGGTGGGCATCGAGGACACCGTCGACCTCATCGAGTCCGTCGGGTTGGATGCGGTGCGGGACAAGGCCGCTCGGCTGGGCCGCTTCGTCATCGAGTCCGTCGACGAGCTGCTGGCCGGGCACGGGGTGCGGGTCACCTCACCGCTCGTCGACGAGCAGCGGGGCGGGCACGTGACCTTGGCCCACCCGCGGTTCCGCGAGGTGTACCGCGAGCTGTGGGCGCAGGACGTCGTGCCGGACTTCCGCGAACCCGACGGGATCCGGCTCGGCCTGTCGCCGCTGAGCACGTCCTACGCCGAGGTGGCCGAGGCGCTCGTGCGGATCGAGGCGCTGCTCAGCGCTGGGTGA
- a CDS encoding alpha/beta hydrolase family protein: MTAEDAALDRLLDEGSTLACPVTAYGSQPDQVYETCTPDAAAPASDAAAPTASTPPTLIVVHGGYFRPAIDRTHARPMARALAAAGWRVVLAEYRRVPGDPTATTDDLTALDTHLREAGHEIACWVGHSAGGALVMWRALHHALPPTRAVALAPVADFDTAVADHLGNDAVRDWIGADPQQAPDLYAQLDPTRLAAAADLAAPNLTATNPAAAQRITVLHGEDDATVPLRLTQGWERTVLPGAHHFDVIDPASSHWPSVVAALTQG, from the coding sequence GTGACTGCCGAGGACGCTGCTCTGGACCGACTGCTGGACGAAGGGAGTACCCTCGCCTGCCCCGTGACCGCCTACGGTTCGCAGCCCGACCAGGTCTACGAGACCTGCACCCCCGACGCAGCAGCCCCGGCCTCCGACGCAGCAGCCCCCACCGCCAGCACCCCGCCCACCCTCATCGTCGTGCACGGCGGCTACTTCCGACCGGCGATCGACCGCACCCATGCTCGCCCGATGGCTCGGGCCCTCGCTGCAGCCGGGTGGCGGGTCGTGCTCGCCGAGTACCGACGGGTCCCGGGCGACCCGACCGCCACCACCGACGACCTCACGGCGCTCGACACCCACCTGCGCGAGGCCGGCCACGAGATCGCCTGCTGGGTCGGCCACAGCGCCGGAGGAGCCCTCGTCATGTGGCGTGCCCTGCACCACGCACTGCCCCCGACCCGCGCCGTCGCGCTCGCACCGGTCGCCGACTTCGACACAGCCGTCGCCGATCACCTGGGCAACGACGCGGTCCGCGACTGGATCGGCGCCGACCCCCAGCAGGCACCCGACCTCTACGCGCAGCTCGACCCGACGAGGCTCGCCGCGGCCGCCGATCTCGCCGCACCCAACCTCACCGCAACCAACCCCGCTGCGGCGCAACGCATCACGGTCCTGCACGGGGAGGACGACGCGACGGTCCCCCTTCGTCTGACCCAGGGGTGGGAGCGCACGGTCCTGCCCGGTGCACACCACTTCGACGTCATCGACCCGGCCTCGTCGCACTGGCCGTCGGTCGTCGCCGCACTCACCCAGGGCTGA
- a CDS encoding HNH endonuclease signature motif containing protein: protein MDGTSGFEEMLTQTLRRIDLHTMRRPIEFPQGMAETIQRAHREVDRMMERLVDEEADVAALREQVTEVERLKRRIEAVQLHLTAKASRTRAHEADGELDSGSWLAGATDSDRRQAAGQAALADALGDTPAAAGSDSDAAGGGEPAGDSTGDGAAGQGDATADGAAGQSDAAGAGDAAEAGDEHDRPADGDGDGDACGSGTEDRRAAGRRADGRPLLTATSAALDAGTISAAHAQVIMRALDDLPESVTDEQRRHCEEELLLLCVNRSPGQLRRAARRVLEAIEPEPEAVDQHEDDLVADEEEQARDKAAFWLKDNQDGTVTGHFTVPWVSGMMLKKIIDAMTAPRRRGSDDKAGRDGAARGTGTGGTARGTSTDGAARGTGTDGAARGTATHGRAGTGSTSKDRYLDWQHRRGLAFADLLTRIPTDHLHTKVSATMLITTRLSDLMDNFEAAGTKVATTDMPDVLSAGAARRLACGAGLLPAVLDGDSVPLDLGRQRRLFTDNQRMALAGRYSECAAQGCDRPFAWTETHHLKPWETGGRTDLDNAVPLCGTHHHMIDSALWTYVITRLARRTVSLAFHRRA from the coding sequence ATGGACGGGACATCGGGGTTCGAGGAGATGCTGACGCAGACACTGCGTCGTATCGACCTGCACACGATGCGCCGTCCGATCGAGTTCCCGCAGGGCATGGCCGAGACCATCCAGCGCGCGCACCGCGAGGTCGACCGCATGATGGAGCGGCTGGTCGACGAGGAGGCTGACGTCGCCGCCCTGAGGGAGCAGGTCACCGAGGTGGAGCGGCTCAAGCGACGGATCGAGGCCGTCCAGCTGCACCTGACCGCCAAGGCGTCCCGGACCAGGGCCCACGAGGCCGATGGCGAGCTCGACTCCGGTTCCTGGCTGGCCGGCGCGACCGACAGTGACCGTCGGCAGGCTGCTGGCCAGGCAGCCCTGGCAGATGCGCTGGGCGACACGCCTGCCGCAGCCGGGTCCGACAGCGATGCTGCTGGCGGTGGCGAGCCGGCGGGTGACAGCACGGGTGATGGGGCGGCCGGCCAAGGTGACGCCACGGCTGATGGGGCGGCTGGCCAAAGTGACGCGGCCGGAGCAGGTGACGCAGCCGAAGCAGGTGACGAGCATGACCGCCCGGCGGACGGTGACGGTGACGGTGACGCGTGCGGCTCTGGCACAGAAGATCGTCGGGCAGCAGGCCGTCGCGCCGACGGGCGACCGCTCCTGACGGCGACGAGCGCCGCACTCGATGCCGGCACGATCAGCGCCGCGCACGCCCAGGTCATCATGCGGGCGCTCGACGACCTGCCCGAGTCAGTCACCGACGAGCAGCGACGTCACTGCGAGGAGGAGCTGCTCCTGCTGTGCGTCAACCGCTCCCCTGGTCAGCTGCGACGGGCCGCACGACGAGTGCTCGAGGCCATCGAGCCCGAGCCTGAGGCGGTCGACCAGCACGAAGACGACCTCGTTGCAGACGAGGAGGAGCAGGCGCGGGACAAGGCTGCCTTCTGGCTCAAGGACAACCAGGACGGGACAGTGACGGGCCACTTCACCGTGCCGTGGGTCTCCGGGATGATGCTCAAGAAGATCATCGACGCCATGACCGCTCCCCGCCGCCGTGGGAGCGACGACAAGGCTGGTCGGGACGGCGCGGCACGCGGGACGGGCACGGGCGGCACTGCACGCGGGACGAGCACCGACGGCGCAGCACGCGGGACGGGCACGGACGGCGCAGCACGAGGGACGGCCACGCACGGCCGTGCCGGCACCGGCTCGACCAGCAAGGACCGCTACCTCGACTGGCAGCACCGGCGGGGCCTGGCCTTCGCTGACCTGCTGACGCGCATCCCGACCGATCACCTGCACACCAAAGTCTCGGCCACGATGCTCATCACGACGCGGCTGTCGGACCTGATGGACAACTTCGAAGCCGCTGGGACCAAGGTCGCCACGACGGACATGCCGGACGTCCTCAGCGCTGGTGCGGCGCGGCGGCTGGCCTGCGGAGCAGGTCTGCTGCCGGCCGTTCTCGACGGAGACTCGGTACCCCTTGACTTGGGGCGACAACGACGACTCTTCACCGACAACCAGCGAATGGCCTTGGCCGGGCGCTACAGCGAGTGCGCGGCGCAGGGGTGCGACCGGCCCTTCGCGTGGACCGAGACCCATCATCTGAAGCCGTGGGAAACCGGTGGCAGGACCGATCTCGACAACGCCGTTCCTCTCTGCGGCACCCACCACCACATGATCGACAGCGCCCTGTGGACCTACGTCATCACGAGGCTGGCCCGTCGGACCGTGTCGCTCGCATTCCACCGACGGGCATAG
- a CDS encoding ABC transporter ATP-binding protein — protein sequence MMTITDVSVGYGAGDVLHSVDITAAAGELTVILGANGSGKSTLFRTVSGLLRPRSGRVEFEGEEITRSRSAAIVRRGLAHCPEGRHLFPRMSVEKNLTLGAYVGRRDRKRVRALLERSYELFPILQDKSNQNAGSLSGGQQQMVAIGRALMSDPKMLILDEPSMGLAPLVTEQVFEAIVGINREGIGVLLAEQNARSALKIASTGYVLAEGRVVLSGAAEDLADDPAVQQAYLGV from the coding sequence ATGATGACCATCACCGACGTGAGCGTCGGCTACGGTGCCGGCGACGTCCTGCACTCGGTCGACATCACCGCCGCGGCGGGGGAGCTGACCGTCATCCTCGGGGCCAACGGGTCCGGCAAGTCCACGCTCTTCCGCACCGTCAGTGGTCTGCTGCGTCCCCGATCTGGTCGCGTCGAGTTCGAGGGGGAGGAGATCACCCGCAGTCGATCGGCAGCGATCGTGCGTCGGGGACTGGCCCACTGCCCGGAGGGTCGCCACCTCTTCCCACGGATGTCCGTGGAGAAGAACCTCACCCTCGGTGCCTATGTGGGACGCCGGGACCGCAAGCGGGTGCGAGCCCTGCTGGAGCGCAGCTACGAGCTCTTCCCGATCCTGCAGGACAAGAGCAACCAGAATGCCGGCTCCCTCTCCGGCGGCCAGCAGCAGATGGTGGCCATCGGCCGGGCTCTGATGTCCGACCCCAAGATGCTCATCCTCGACGAGCCATCGATGGGTCTGGCTCCGCTCGTCACCGAGCAGGTCTTCGAGGCCATCGTCGGGATCAACCGTGAGGGCATCGGTGTGCTGCTCGCGGAGCAGAACGCCCGGTCAGCGCTCAAGATCGCCTCCACCGGGTACGTCTTGGCCGAGGGGCGAGTCGTCCTCTCCGGAGCCGCCGAAGACCTCGCTGACGACCCGGCGGTGCAGCAGGCCTACCTGGGCGTCTAG
- a CDS encoding ABC transporter ATP-binding protein, with protein MLLEVRGLSKAFGGLHAVQDVDFDVPEGCVTAIIGPNGAGKSTLFNLLAGFYRPTAGTVTFDGKDITGMQPHQTVRDGIARTFQTTHLFDGASVLDNVRAACVVRSRSNALDAVLHTPRFRKDERRSLDRSMHELEFVGVAHLRDEIASTLPQEAQKRISIAQALATEPKLLLLDEPAAGTTDEETESFGTLIREIVARGVTVCLVEHKMSMVMNLADQIVVLDHGQRIAVGTPDDIKSNPQVIEAYLGTGAGTTGATT; from the coding sequence ATGCTTCTCGAGGTACGTGGGCTCAGCAAGGCCTTCGGTGGCCTGCACGCGGTCCAGGACGTCGACTTCGACGTCCCCGAGGGTTGCGTCACGGCGATCATCGGACCCAACGGCGCCGGCAAGTCGACCCTCTTCAACCTGCTGGCCGGGTTCTACCGGCCGACGGCGGGGACGGTCACCTTCGACGGCAAGGACATCACGGGCATGCAGCCGCACCAGACGGTGCGCGACGGCATCGCCCGCACCTTCCAGACGACGCACCTCTTCGACGGTGCGAGCGTCCTGGACAACGTGCGCGCGGCGTGTGTGGTGCGCTCGAGGTCCAATGCCCTCGACGCCGTGCTGCACACCCCGAGGTTCCGCAAGGACGAGAGGCGCAGCCTCGACAGGTCGATGCACGAGCTCGAGTTCGTCGGTGTGGCGCACCTGCGTGACGAGATCGCCTCGACCCTCCCGCAGGAGGCGCAGAAGCGCATCTCGATCGCCCAGGCCCTGGCCACGGAGCCGAAGCTGCTGCTCCTCGACGAGCCCGCTGCGGGGACCACCGACGAGGAGACGGAGTCCTTCGGCACCCTCATCCGGGAGATCGTCGCCCGGGGGGTCACCGTCTGCCTCGTCGAGCACAAGATGTCGATGGTGATGAACCTCGCCGACCAGATCGTCGTCCTCGATCACGGACAGCGGATCGCCGTGGGCACCCCGGACGACATCAAGAGCAACCCCCAGGTCATCGAGGCATACCTCGGCACCGGTGCGGGGACGACGGGAGCGACGACATGA